One region of Danio aesculapii chromosome 7, fDanAes4.1, whole genome shotgun sequence genomic DNA includes:
- the LOC130232738 gene encoding membrane-anchored junction protein, which produces MSIQAFTFPIPETRFFLAEQHVFKFKIRRGDMSSIEEEDMLNGALVSEELENAVRAVLANLDDLHPFTTQNFNIFPYKRKWEQVSKMRFIKKGLELIPYPFLITLYVEYREPAFQHTGESPLYYYTSTLYDLFATIHT; this is translated from the exons ATGTCAATCCAGGCTTTTACCTTCCCTATACCCGAGACCAGGTTTTTCCTGGCTGAACAACATGTTTTCAAATTCAAGATAAGACGAGGAGACATGAGCAG CATTGAGGAGGAGGACATGCTGAATGGGGCGCTAGTCAGTGAGGAGCTGGAG AATGCTGTGCGTGCGGTTCTGGCAAACTTAGATGATCTTCATCCTTTCACAACTCAAAATTTCAACATTTTTCCTT ACAAAAGGAAATGGGAACAAGTGTCCAAAATGAGGTTCATAAAAAAGGGTCTAGAACTTATCCCATATCCCTTCCTAATAACACTGTACGTGGAGTATCGTGAACCAGCCTTTCAACACACAGGTGAGAGCCCTCTCTACTACTACACTTCTACACTATACGATCTCTTCGCTACAATACATACTTGA